The Heteronotia binoei isolate CCM8104 ecotype False Entrance Well unplaced genomic scaffold, APGP_CSIRO_Hbin_v1 ptg001387l, whole genome shotgun sequence genome includes a window with the following:
- the LOC132591048 gene encoding olfactory receptor 52B2-like, whose product MALNHSSFEPITFLLTGIPGMEESHVWISVPFCLMYVLALAGNFSLLLLIASDRTLHQPMCLFLAMLSVADLMLSTATVPEMLTIFWFGSRKVSFDGCIAQMFFTHFSFIAESTILLAMAFDRYIAICDPLRYLAILTPSVIGKVAVAALVRGVCIMFPTVFLLKRLPFCGHSTMHHTYCEHMGIARLACADITVNIWYGFTTTLLSSGLDLLLIALSYAVILRAVFRLPSKEARVKAFRTCGSHLCTILMFYLPAFFSFLTHRFVHNVPSCVHILLANLYVVVPPMLNPIVYGMRTRQIRERVLHLFSKVGRTCR is encoded by the coding sequence ATGGCTCTCAACCACAGCAGCTTCGAACCCATCACCTTCCTCCTGACCGGCATCCCGGGGATGGAAGAGTCCCACGTGTGGATTTCGGTCCCCTTCTGCCTGATGTACGTCCTGGCTCTGGCGGGGaatttctccctcctgctcctcaTTGCCTCCGACCGCACCCTCCACCAGCCCATGTGCCTCTTCCTCGCAATGCTCTCCGTGGCTGACCTCATGCTGTCCACGGCCACGGTGCCCGAAATGCTGACCATCTTCTGGTTCGGCTCCAGGAAGGTCTCCTTCGACGGCTGCATCGCCCAGATgttcttcacccacttcagctTCATTGCAGAATCCACCATCTTGTTGGCTATGGCCTTCGACCGCTACATCGCCATCTGCGACCCTCTGCGCTACCTGGCCATCCTGACGCCCTCTGTGATCGGGAAGGTGGCCGTGGCTGCCCTGGTGAGAGGGGTGTGCATCATGTTTCCCACCGTCTTCCTCCTCAAAAGGCTGCCCTTCTGTGGCCACAGCACCATGCACCACACCTACTGCGAGCACATGGGCATCGCGCGGCTGGCGTGCGCGGACATCACGGTCAACATCTGGTATGGGTTCACGACCACCCTCCTGTCCTCCGGGCTGGACCTGCTGCTCATTGCCCTCTCCTACGCGGTCATCCTCCGTGCCGTCTTCCGGCTCCCCTCCAAGGAGGCCCGGGTCAAGGCTTTCCGCACCTGCGGCTCCCACCTCTGCACCATCCTGATGTTCTACTTGCCcgccttcttctccttcctcaccCACCGCTTTGTCCACAACGTTCCCAGCTGCGTCCACATCCTCTTGGCCAACCTCTACGTCGTTGTGCCCCCCATGCTCAATCCCATTGTCTATGGGATGAGAACAAGGCAGATTCGGGAGCGAGtccttcacctgttctccaaggtGGGAAGGACGTGCCGCTAG
- the LOC132591049 gene encoding olfactory receptor 52Z1P-like, whose protein sequence is MATANHTRFKIVKCILLGVQGMEDAHAWLSIPFCSMFILALLGNGLLLFIVIKERSLHQPMFFFLAMLASSDLVLSTTTMPKTLSIFWFSDKEIAFEACVTQMFIIHFLFVAESAILLAMAYDRYVAICNPLQYSTLLTHSWIVKIGVAAAVRAFFLMAPVTFLLLRLPFCGPNVISHTFCEHIGIVRLACADITLNIWFGLTLILLTTGVDTIFIAISYVLILRTVFRLPSNDARAKALGTCGSHLCVILMFYVPAFFSIFVYRFAVNSIPRPVHILLANLFAIVPPMLNPIVYGVKNRQLRDRVALVFLPARK, encoded by the coding sequence ATGGCGACTGCCAATCACACGCGCTTCAAAATAGTCAAGTGTATCCTGCTTGGTGTTCAGGGCATGGAAGATGCTCACGCCTGGCTGTCCATCCCCTTCTGCTCCATGTTCATCCTCGCCCTCCTGGGCAACGGTCTCCTTCTCTTCATCGTCATCAAGGAGCGCAGCCTCCACCAGCCCATGTTCTTCTTCCTGGCCATGTTGGCCTCTTCCGACCTTGtgctctccaccaccaccatgccCAAAACCCTCAGCATCTTCTGGTTCAGTGACAAGGAGATTGCCTTCGAGGCCTGCGTCACTCAGATGTTCATCATCCACTTCCTTTTCGTAGCCGAGTCGGCCATCTTGCTAGCTATGGCATACGACCGGTACGTTGCCATCTGCAACCCGCTGCAGTACAGCACTCTGCTGACCCACTCGTGGATAGTGAAGATTGGCGTGGCGGCCGCAGTCCGAGCTTTCTTTCTGATGGCTCCTgtcaccttcctcctgctgaggTTGCCTTTCTGTGGTCCCAATGTCATCTCCCACACGTTTTGCGAGCACATTGGAATCGTCCGGCTGGCCTGCGCAGACATTACGCTCAACATCTGGTTTGGCCTAACACTGATTCTCTTAACCACTGGAGTAGATACCATTTTCATTGCCATCTCCTATGTACTGATCCTGCGCACCGTCTTCCGGCTCCCGTCCAACGACGCTCGGGCCAAAGCACTGGGCACCTGTGGCTCTCACCTGTGTGTCATTTTGATGTTTTATGTCCCGGCCTTTTTCTCAATCTTTGTCTACAGATTTGCTGTGAACAGCATCCCCCGCCCGGTCCACATCCTGCTGGCTAACCTCTTTGCCATCGTGCCCCCCATGCTAAACCCCATTGTCTATGGGGTGAAAAACAGGCAGCTTCGGGATCGGGTGGCGTTAGTGTTTCTGCCGGCTAGGAAATAA